The genomic segment GTTGTGTATACTCCGGTTTTTTTCTTCCTCACAATACAAAGATGTgtagctctcctgcgtattctagaaaaaaaaagagtaattgGTAAATAGATTCATTTTCAGAACAAAATTCTCAACTCTAAGGCAGGTTATTAGGAGTGAGAAACCTATGGTTTGGACAAAATCCATAATAAAATGTAAATTCTAGGGGGGTAATTACATCCCGTGTGCTGGGGAGCGAGGAGCAAAATTTTTGGCATCGGGTTCAGAAGAAACGGCAATTTGACGGAAGCAAGGTATCATGGTGTGTGGACAAGTATGCACTCAGTTCTTAAATAAAAGAAGGTGCACTaacattttttttgtgaattgAGAAATTTATACGAGATGTGCACTCCAATTCGTTGAAACAATAAAttgataataatataatttgtaaTTCACTTGTGTGTTGATTTCGTGAACTAAGCAGTTCACTAGAAGATCCTAAGCTGGATGAATAGATATCTCTCGGATTCACTGGCTGAAGGTTAGTATGTTGAACCATGCAACTTGTGATGAACAAGTAATTCTACATTAGCAAAAATCATATGGTTACTGGCTAGCCATTTAATACGTGCTTCCTTATTGCCCAATGCACCGACTGATCCTCGTcctacacatatatatatcctTTTCTCGCGAGCCGTCTGACTTTCAGGTTGAAGTGGAACCGATCCTTCCGCAAAGCGGGGAGCCGGACCTAGACGAGGACGATCTCTTGGAGGAAGGAGGAAAATCATGGGCAGCAGGACCATTTgagaaaaaaccaaaaaattccACAACTAATCATAATGTGAAGCAAAAGGGTATTTCATCAAAATCGATGCAGGTTGACGCAGATGTTACAACTAGGAATCTCATCGCGTCAAGCCCATCTTTAGACGACAGCCGGGGCGGAGCACAACTAATAGCGGTCACGCCTTTCAACCCGAAGAAATTTTCCGACCCAGAAAAGCAAAGCGCAAGGTGGCTTGGGCCGGGTGGGAGCGCTAGCGCAGCAAGGCTGCCATGCCAGTGGTTCTGGGTCAGCGTGTGCACAACCAAAAGTCCCAGCTCCAGAGCTCTGTCCTGCTCCTGCTGAAACAAAATCTCTGCAGGTGTATTCTCGAACAAGATCAACAGGCTGCACCTCCCCGACAACTGAACCGGGACAGCCGGCAGACTGCCAGGGCCTCGGTTCATCGCCCAGGAGTGCAGTGACTGGCCTGGCCAGAGTCATGCAGCTGGCGGAATCGGACATGGCCTGCAAGGTTGGCACGCCGGCCAAGACCCAGGGTGTCGCTCCACCTAGTCGCTCAGGTGCGGCACACTCAGCACAGCATGTGGCGCTGGCTGCAGGCAAGATGGAGGCGAGTAAAACTGCTGCTGCCGGTGCCTTTCTGACGCTGGACATGGAGAGATGCAGCGGCATCCACCTGGCCTCTCGGCGATTGGAGCTGCTAGCTCTCCCTCAGACCCACTGCAAGCTACAGGGCCAACGCAGCAGACGGGTTACATGGGGAAGAATGCGAGAACATGGTGCCAACACCTAATGGGCTCCGATGAAGCGAACGTTCGGCTGCTACACCGGGCGGCAATGGTGTGGCAGCGACGGACGAGGACTCAATGACTCGTGTGATGCGACTTGCTGCCTTCAAGAACTTAGATAGGCCTGCCCCGTCCCAGGGGAATTTGGAGCGGACAGTGATAAAAAATGCAACCTTGCATTTGTCATACACCTCACCCGTTTCGTCATCAGGTATGGCCGTTGACTCCCCTCGCATACTTTGCTACTCTAGAGAACGTATTCTTTCGAATATTTTAAATCTTGGAGTAGTAATGGGTACAAGCGAAAAAGATATAGAGCAGTCCTTTAAGGAGATTATAAACATGGAAAACGACACACAAAGGTCATCAACTTTAAATACGAGACAAAATATGTCTACAACTGAAATCTCAAATGCGAATgagagtagtgaggatgagtcGGATTCAGAGCTGGATCCACTCTTATCCCACTTGCTCAAAGATTTAATAGAGGTGGATAGGGATGATGTTGAGCATGGTAGCATGTTTTGCGACCTAAAGGCTACACCTCACAGTAAGAAATCCTGCACcacaaaatcaaagaaaaatgaaggaCGGAAAGTCAAGTCCgttaagataaaaaataaatccaaCATTGTCAAATGAAAGGAGTTTTCTGGAACAACAGAGGTCTCAGTGACTTGGCTAAACTCCATTACATAAATGATTGTGTTCACGATAAAAACTTGGATTTTATTGCTCTTCTGGAAACCGGAAAAAAAGAGGCTGACATGAGCTTACTCCAACGTCTTTCGGGTGGGTTGGACCTAGACTAGCACTGTCTGCCCCCTAAGGGTAGGTCTGGTGGCATTCTAGTGGGAGTGAACAAAACCACATATGAGATTATCCATGTTTTGGATGGTGATTTCTCCGTTAAATTACATCTACGAAAAAAAGTGGATTCTTTCATGTGGACTCTCATAGCCGTGTATGGACCTACCCAAAATGATCTAAAAACAAAGTTTCTGGAAGAAATGGTAAACACCTGCCGGAACAATTCTCATCCCTTGTTGATTGGAGGGGATTTTAACATTCTGATGTTTAGGCgggaaaaaaataatgagagatTCTCAAGCCGATGGCCATCCCTTTTCAATGTTGTCATTGACAGCTTGGACTTAAGGGAGATTGACCTAACAGGTAGGCAATACACCTGGGCAAACAACCATCGCAAACCAACGTTTGAGAAGCTGGATTGTGTGTTAATGTCCACAGAATAGGAAGTTAAATACCCATTAGTCACTATTCAAGCGCTGGAAAGAACGGAGGTCTCGGACCACACACCCATTCTCCTTGATACGAGAGGCCCAAACCAGAAAGGTGGTCAAAGACCATTCAAGCTAGAACTGGGTTGGTTTTCTCGTGAAGGTTTTGCGGACCGTATGAAGGAGATTTGGATCCAAACGAACAAGGGACAAACACAAACCCAAAAATGGTCAAACAAATTAAGTGCACTTAGACGCCATCTCAGAGGATGGGCGGCACACACGAGTGGAAAATATAAACAACAATAGAAAGACACTTTTGCATACAATAGATGTCCTTGACAAAACATCAGAGTCAAGGGATCTATCTGATTCCGAGATACATCTAAAGAATCAAGCCAACGAAAAGTTAGTTAAACTCCTACGGGAGGAAGAGACTAAATGGTACCAAAGAGCTAAAGCAGATCAAATCCTATATGGAGATGGTAATACGCAGTACTTTCAAATGATAGCAAATGGAAAACATAGAAAACACAGAATTTTCTGCCTTGAGTAGGATGACAGGAAAATTGAGGGTGAAACACAATTAAAGGAACACAtaacaaattattataaaaattatttggcCCCCCTGGGGCAAATAAGTTTTTCATGAATGAATCATGAATTGAGGACATACCGCAGGTAACTGAGGCCGAAAATGAAATTCTTATAGTCCCCTTTATGGAAAAGGAGGTACGGGACGCTGTGTTCCAAATGGAACACAACAAAGCCCCAGGCCCCGATGGTTTCCTAGCGGAATTTTACCAGACAGTATGGGATGTGATAAAGGAggacttgatgatgatgttctATGAGTTGCACTCTGGAGATCTCCCGCTCTTTAGCCTAAACTTCAGGGATATAATCCTTATACCAAAAACCAAAGATGCCAGTCATATCCAACAATATAGGCCAATATGCCTATTGAATGTGAGCTTCAAAATCTTTACAAAGGTTGCGACCAATCACATAAATAGCATAGTGGACTACATAATCCGACCCACCCAAACAACGTTTATGTGGGGTCGTAACATTCTAGAAGGGGTCGTAATACTGCATGAAACTATACATGAACTCCATCAAAAGAAACTAAATGGAGTTgttttaaaatttgattttgagaAGACTTATGACAAAGTCAAATGGCCTTTCCTGCTACAGAGCCTCCGGATGAAAGGTTCCTCACCGAAATGGTGTTCTTGGGTGGAACGTTTCATATCTAGAGGAAGTGTAGCCATCAAAGTTAATGATTCAACTGGACGCTTCTTCCAAACCAAAAAAGGTCTTCGTCAAGGGGATCCCTTATCATCGATCCTTTTTAACATTGTTGCTGATATGTTGGCAACTTTGATCGAACGAGTGAATAGAGTTGACCAAGTAAATGGTTTAGTACTCCATCTAGTTCAAGGGGGTCTCTCGATTCTccaatatgcagatgatacaATCCTCTTTATAGATCATGACTTAGAAAAGGCCAGAAACTTGAAACGCCTTCTCTGCACCTTTGAGCAATTATCTGGCTTAAAGATCAATTTCCATAAGAGTGAATTGTTCTATTTTGGGGAAGCAAAGGATAGTGTAAGCCATTACGAAGAAATTTTCGGATGTGCTAAAGGGGAGTTTCCTTTGCACTATCTGTGAATACCTATTCATTACCGCAAACTCCGAAACTCAGATTGGAAAGGAGTTGAGGATAGATTTGAAAAAAGACTGAGTAATTGGATGGGCAAGTACTTATCGTCAGGTGGGAGACTTGTCCTCCTCAACTCTGTACTTAGTAGTCTCCCAACTTATATGATGTCCTTCTTTCTGATTCCACGCGGGGTCCTCAAAAGACTGGATTATTTTCGCTCCAGATTCTTCTAGCAAAATGACagtcataaaaagaaatatcatcTAGCAAAATGGAGTGTTCTCTGCCAACCTAAAGATCAGGGGGCTTAGGGATACAAAATCTCGATACTCAAAACAACTCGCTGCTATGCAAATGGTTATACAAATTAGTTTCCGAGGAAGTGATGTGGCAGAATCTTCTGCGTAATAAATATTTGGGACAAAAATCACTTTCTCAAGTTAGCTGGAACACTGGTGATTCGCACTTCTAGGTAGGTTTGATGAAGGTGAAGCGACATCTTTTTCGCTTTGGTACCTTCATGGTAAAAGATGGCTCAGAGATCAGGTTTTGGGAAGATATTTGGCTTGGTACTTCACCTCTAAGCAGCCAATATCCTGGGCTCTACAACATATCCCATAACAAACAAGATATGGTAGCCAGCGTTTTGCAATCTTTTCCTCCAAACATTGCTTTATGTTGAAATCTGAACGTGCCTAAGTTGATAGCGTGGAACGACATGCTCTCTCGCCTTATAAACATCACTCTTACATCCGAACCCGATGAATTTTGATGGGCTGACCAAACATGGCACTTTCTCAGTTCGATCCCTTTACTGTGCCCTTATTAATAATGATGAACCTCGAAGAAAcaagaatatatgaaagattAAAATACCTCTAAAGGTAAAAATCTTCCTTTGGTACCTTAAAAAGGGATACTCCTAATAAAAGATAATCTTTTCAAGAGAAAATGGCAGGGTAGTCAGAAGTGTTACTTTTGTCATAAGAAtaagacaattaagcacctCTTTTTTCGTTGCCGTTTTGCCCGTTCTGCTTGGTTTATCATTCAAGTGGCCTCCAATCTTCACCAATCTAGAAGCGTTACAAATATTTTTGGCAATTAGCTTTGGGGTGTTAATAAACATTGGAAAGACAAAATTATGGTAGCAACGACAACGTTTTGTTGGTCGTTATGGCTATAAAAAACAACGTGATTTTTAACAAAAGGAAAATTAACTCTCCTTTGCAGGTTATCATTGCTTGTATGCGGTGGCTCCGCACATGGGCTGTGTTGCAGTGGCAGGAGCACCAGCATACGGTGGAGGCGGCATGTTCTCTTATGGTGCGGGAGGTGAGGGGTATCTTTACCTGGTTTGGATGGCAGTCTAAATTTTGGATTGAAGGCCGGTCATAGATCGCTTGTTCGTCCGCCcctttcttttgtttcctttgttTTTGTTTAGTTGTTTGCCTGTGTACATCTGTGCTATGCAGAAGTCGAAAGTAAACTCCTATGTGCTTGTATCATCATAATGTAACGCTAAGGGTCAATAAAGCTTTCTTTATCGAAAGATATATATAGGTGTTCCTTTGTAAGTtgtaattaaaatatattgagTTATTGACAAAATACAATATGATTTGTAAATGTTTAAATTTTGGGTTTTGTTCAATTGGTATCCTGTcatcttcattcttgatgatagGCCTAAAGTTTATTGGCATAAGGATACTACCATTTAGGCATTGCTACAAAACATGCCATAAGTAGCGTCCCATTAGTGTCGGTTGTGCAAAAAATTGTGATTAaagatgtatcagtgtcggttcttaatctcCCGCGCGCGAAAAATGAGTGAGCCGctaagaatcggcactgaaaaggactatcagtgccggttcgtggctggaaccggcactgatagtgctttttcagtgccggttccatctacaaccgacactgatgttGTCGGACCCAAATTTATAATCCAATTGGATTTTAGCTCGATCAAACTCCCGTCCGGCTCTATCATTAGTGTCGATTCCAGtcacgaaccagcactgataatatttttttagtgccaATTCCATCTACAACCAATTCTGATGTTGTCGGACCCAAATTTATAATTCAATTGAATTTTAGCTCGATCGAACTCCCGTCCGGCTCTATCTCTCCCTATCTTGCGTCGGCTCTCTCACTCCCTTATCCTCTCggtctctcactctccctctgcctcagctcctccctcccacctccgcctctctcctcagctcctccctcctctccgaGCTCTAGATCTGCACTCCCTACCAGCACGCGCggtggcctcctcctcatcttgGGAACCAGATGTGACGCGGTGGTGGCAACTCAGGAAGTGAACGGCGCGCCGGCTCAGCAGCGCACGCCGAGGCGCAGGGGAGAAGTAGCGCCCGTGGCATAGCAAGTGTCCGGGGTGGAGGAGCTGCTTTGGTGGCATGGAGGGGAACAGGTGGCGTGGTGGCGCTCTCTCTCGACGGTTTGGTAGGCAGCAACGGGTAATTAAGCATCCGGCTGCATCGGTGTGTCATGGCTTGTTCCGCATTAGGCCTCTCCGATTGCTTGCTGTGTTTCATCTGATCCCATTTGTaattagctttttttttttgttacgtGATATTGATTTGACAAGATCTGGCAAGCAAGATGTGCTCCAATTCATTCACTGCGCACAACTTGTTTGTAGAAATGCCTgagagaacacaagcaagaacccCTTTTAGCTTGTTCTCTGCAGCCCGGGGCAGGCGATGATGAATCCCTGCGACAAGGGAGACAATGGCCGACGCCCACCGTTAGCAACAtctcctccaccgccgctgGCCGGCAGGcatgaggaggaggcggcggctggcGGCGGAGCGCGCCGGCGGTACCATCAAAACCACCTATCACTGTTAGTTCATGGctcgaaccgacagtgatagtgagTTTCTATACCGATTctaaaactagcactgatactaaAGAGTGTCGGTAGAAAAATCGACACTAAACTATTTTTCAATCAGCACTCTTAGACCTTTTTGCAGTAACGAGGGTTAAAGAAGCGTGCAAGCGCGCGTGTTAGTGTGTTATAGAGAGGTTCAGTTAAAAGTTCACCAACCCGAAAATTAGTGGTTAGAGTTAATCTACAAGCGTTAGTACTTGTGGAGTTAAtctaagagaaaaagagaaatagaaattccaaataaaaaaaaaacatccggCCCTTAAGCCCCGCCTCTTCTAACTGAACACTAGTGATCGATCCCACCTCTCTGCTCACCTGGGATCGATCCCACCTCACACGTaaccccctccccccttctctctcctccctcaggCAATCTTATCTtatttttcctctcaaaaaaaatattatcttaTTTTTGGGAAAAACATTCAAACATATATGTTCTATCTATCTCTTGGGACGTAATATTATCACTAGAAATAAATCAACTTCCATTGATTAATTACATCGATCTACCATAAaccaaaattctcaaaaaaaaaaaaaaaaacatctacaACTTAATTCATTGGACCAGAAAAATCGTGGCCTTGGATCTTACCGCATGCAACCTATTAGGACTATCCTAAAAAACCATAGGAcgacaaaatattttattttctggGATGAGTACATAGTATGATATCTCTTAAACAGTGTTACTACACGAGTTGAACCAATCTTGTAAGATGCATGTACTTGAAAGAAGCCACATAGGTGTTATTAGGGTCTTCGTGAGCCTTCCTCGCGCGAACCCTAGCCTAGACAAGATCCAAGCAGTGGTGTAGGTGAGATCCAGCAGCCACGCAACTTTGATGCAAACTCTGGTGGTGGCAAGCCTGACCACCGTGCAGCCGCGATGCAACTGTGTGCAATTTTCGAACAAGCCTAGTATTATGGACTATGTTAATTTTTACTTCAATATCTGCCAAGCAAATGCacaaacacatttttttctctccaacCTCAGAAATACCATGTTAAATTTGAAGAAGAGTAGTATATGTTGTGGCAAGAAGGGGATTGACTGTGTAAGTTATTGCCAAACTGAAAGAAAGTACAACAAATTACTTGAGACAAATCGACTAAACACAGTGCTTGCATGTGTAGTTTGTAGAAAGTCCTTGACCTCTAGGGATAAAttctaggaaaaaaaatcaacaatgcCCACGCAAGTGCGCAGGCGATCATGCTAGTTAACTTAAACTTTAATACATGTTAATATGTAGAGAAATGAATATGTTAGGAGTAAAAATGAAGTACCAGAAGTATTAAGGAGCCTGTGAAGGGTCATAAGTGTGGCTTTTGAGTTGACGAGAAATGGGCTGATATTTTGTAGCAACTCctttctccgtttttgttggaacACTTTTGCAGTAACTCTGATCTTCTTGCTTGAACTGTGCAAACTTTCATAAGGAAATGCAAGAGAAAATCTGTTTGACAGAGTTGGAGTGGAAAATTAGTACCTCTTCGTGTTCTTCCACTTCATTTCCTTCTTCTGCCCTTGTTCTGTATCACAAAGGTCCACTTCCACTCACTGGCAGAGCCTAGTGGAGACCAATCTGGGCTCGGGCCCCCCTTGCCCGGAACAAAATTCCTAAGACCCGGGCATCCCAGCCCAGCCCCATATAGCCCATAGCAAATCAGCCCATGAAAAAGCAGCTACAAGGCCTATACATCAAcccaccaccacggcaccaccAGTCAGGCAGACAGGCAGTCAGCACACACTCCTCTTTCCTTGCCTTCTCGTTCTCATCTAAAATGATATTGTGGGACTGGTATAGTTTGTTGATAAACATTGAGCAATTGGCCCCCCCTGTATTTTGTTTCACCCTCCGCTATCATACTTTCTTCCTGAACTCTTCGTATTTCCAGATCTGGGTGACAGCTGCGATCCGTGGATATTGCTTTCCGAATTGCAGCTTCTGCAGTCTCCACCACCCGACGACTCGCATTCGAACATATTATTTCAACACGAACGTGCTCTAGCGAACACAGATTCTCCAAGCCAAAACTGAAATCACGGTTTATATCTTCTGTCCGTGAAGCTTGGAACAAAAGCGTAAGCCTTTTGAGCTTTTGCATACCTTGTGTTTCTGGTGCAAACATCTTTAGCATAGCCTTACTCGCAAACTGTAAGTTTGCTAGATTCTTGAATCGATCAGAGTCGATGCCAAACTTTCCTTGTGGTGCATGTTTCGATGTCAGGGAGAAGGAATAAAGAGTAGGTAACTCCCCCAGCCTATCAATGATCTCCTGTGACAACTTGTAGACCTCGATTGATAACGAGGAGAGGTTCTGAAGTGAGTCAATCCATCTTGGCTTTGCATCGAAGCAGCTGTACCTTATCTCAAGCTTTTGGAGACTTGGAGGGGCCCATTCAGCACCCAAATCATCCATGAAATCCAGGGAGCAGCATGTCAAAATGGAGAGACTCTGGATGTTTTCTTTGAACTGGACCAGTGAACGAAGGTTGTCTTGCAGTTGTTTAACAGAGCTCTTCAAACTCTCATCCCATGACCAGATGGCAATTCTAAGAACCCACAACTTAGTTAGATTACAGAGTTCTTTCAGTAACTCTGGCTTACTGATGTTGATGTCGCCTAGCTCTTGTAAAGATGACATTTTCCCGATCCCATCTGGTATCTTCATATGACTATTAACGCATAGGCGTTCCAATTGTCTTAAGAAGAAAACACTTTCCGGCAATTCATTTAGACCACTTGCACTTAAATCCAGTGTCTGCAAAGAATTAAGATTCATAATTTCTTTCGGAATGCCAGTGATACATTTACCTCCTATGACCAGATATTTCAAAGAACGTGAATTATGAATACCCTTGAGATGATCATCCTGCAAAGAATCACAGCCCCCTAAATCCAAAACACGTAGATACGGAAAATCTGAGAGGGATGGCATAGTATCACTATCACCAGAGACAACAAGTGACCTCACAAGGGACAAGCGCCCTTGTGGCAGGGAGTGTACTACATTGTTTTTCTGGATGGACAGCCGGTGAACTGTATCCGGCAAAGATCTGCCTTGCGGACCATCTAAAATTGTAACAAAGTTTGCTTCAGTTGACTTTGAGATGATAAAGTCGTGCCCAAAGTTGTACCCACGGCAAGATAGGGCCTTACCATCAGCATCAACTTCCACTGCTTCGATCATCTTTTTCTTTATGAGCTCACTGAGGTAGCTCTCACCTACTTCCTGCAAAGTCTGTCCTTGAGCCTCCTGTACGAAACCTTCAGCTATCCACCCCCATACTAAGCGTTCTCCACTAATCTCATAACCCTTTTGAAACATACTAAGATACAGTAAGCAATTTTTTAGATAGTCAGGTAGATCAGGATAAGAGAGAGCTAATATTCTTCTGTCATACACTGCCTGCCAGTCCTCCGCTGTCGATGGTTTACTTGCGAGCAATTCCACTGTATCAATGATGACTGATAGTATTCCATCACATGTTTCTATAAGTTTTTCAGAAATGTTTTCCAGTTCAGGAGGACACTTGTCTTCAGAACCAAACAACTTTTTgcagaatatttttttagagtCAGTTGCTGAAAGAGGGGGCAATTTGCCACCAATAAACTCAGTAATAACAGTGTCGCGACTTGTCGTCAGAACTGCACTGCCGTTGCTATTTTCTATCAAAGCACATTTTATAATCTCCCATGCTTTTGAATCCCATATATCGTCAACTACAACAAAGAACCTAACAAAACAATATTTTCCCAGAATTATAATCCATGCTTAATAATCAATTTACAGTCACGAACGGACAAAAAGATAAAGTTCCATTATCTAAATAAAAGGTAATTTGACTTCAGGGGAAACGAACAAGGCACTCCTGAAGCTAAAAGTGTTGTTACAATGATTTTTTCGTAAGAATTATCTTAAAAACAATTCCTCAAGAAAATATTGCCATTTAATGCAATTTTGCACAACTTCCACAACTACTCCAAATATCAACTTTGTAGCAATAAATGACGTTAGTTGGTTGTATAAGATACATAGATTGGGTGGATGTTACATACCTTTTGTTTATGAGGGATTTACGGAGTAACCCCATCAGCTCCATTAAATCCAATATCATCAGAGAGATCTTTTTGTACTTTTGATTGTCAAGACCGACGAGAATGTCAGTGAAAACTTTCCTCAAATCAGGATTCTGGCCCACCTGAACAAACGCCCCACAATCAAATTGCGGTAGAAGCTTGTCAAACACTTCTTGGGCAAGAGAAGTCTTCCCCAGTCCTTCAGATCTAACAATAGATAGTATCTTCATCTTCTTGTTGCAGGCGTCATTATCCACCACGGATAGCATCCTTACAAGCGCATCCCTTGGCTCATCGACGCCATCCAGTGATGCGTGTGTGTAGAGAGCCAAGATGTATGGATCAATAGTCGACGATGACGTCACAGAAGGCTTAGGCACAATATCATCGACTTTGAGTTTGCCACGCTGTTCTGCCTTCTCCTGGAGTTGATCCTCCATGTCTTCAATCGCACTAGCAATCCCATGGAGAGCCTTGCCCTTATTGAACAGGCTGCCCATCTTTTGCAGGCAGCCTTTGAGCCCGTCCGAATCGGCTGGCTCAGGGCACTCCTTCAGGGACTT from the Phragmites australis chromosome 19, lpPhrAust1.1, whole genome shotgun sequence genome contains:
- the LOC133900600 gene encoding disease resistance protein RGA5-like produces the protein MDLVTGAMGSLAAKLRELLKEEYNLQKVVKKQVESLSRELEIIHTALCKCKVSDLPPDQLDPQVSWVREVTEASYEMELVIDTFLKSLKECPEPADSDGLKGCLQKMGSLFNKGKALHGIASAIEDMEDQLQEKAEQRGKLKVDDIVPKPSVTSSSTIDPYILALYTHASLDGVDEPRDALVRMLSVVDNDACNKKMKILSIVRSEGLGKTSLAQEVFDKLLPQFDCGAFVQVGQNPDLRKVFTDILVGLDNQKYKKISLMILDLMELMGLLRKSLINKRFFVVVDDIWDSKAWEIIKCALIENSNGSAVLTTSRDTVITEFIGGKLPPLSATDSKKIFCKKLFGSEDKCPPELENISEKLIETCDGILSVIIDTVELLASKPSTAEDWQAVYDRRILALSYPDLPDYLKNCLLYLSMFQKGYEISGERLVWGWIAEGFVQEAQGQTLQEVGESYLSELIKKKMIEAVEVDADGKALSCRGYNFGHDFIISKSTEANFVTILDGPQGRSLPDTVHRLSIQKNNVVHSLPQGRLSLVRSLVVSGDSDTMPSLSDFPYLRVLDLGGCDSLQDDHLKGIHNSRSLKYLVIGGKCITGIPKEIMNLNSLQTLDLSASGLNELPESVFFLRQLERLCVNSHMKIPDGIGKMSSLQELGDINISKPELLKELCNLTKLWVLRIAIWSWDESLKSSVKQLQDNLRSLVQFKENIQSLSILTCCSLDFMDDLGAEWAPPSLQKLEIRYSCFDAKPRWIDSLQNLSSLSIEVYKLSQEIIDRLGELPTLYSFSLTSKHAPQGKFGIDSDRFKNLANLQFASKAMLKMFAPETQGMQKLKRLTLLFQASRTEDINRDFSFGLENLCSLEHVRVEIICSNASRRVVETAEAAIRKAISTDRSCHPDLEIRRVQEESMIAEGETKYRGGQLLNVYQQTIPVPQYHFR